The genome window GATTGGGATTTCGATTAGGGTTTCAGTTTCTTTCTTCTCGTCTTTCCTCCCAGACGaaacaagaaggaagaagataaTGGCGCGGGAATGGTGAccaaataaaccaaaaatcccaaacaaaGCAGAAAAATGGCGTGGAAGAATGCGTTCGACAAGGCGAAGCCAGTGTTCGTGACGATATACGCAACCGTAATAATTGGGATCGTCTTCTCGTCTTTGTATGTGATATCCGCCATCTACTCCGGCAAGTCTGCCGCTGATTCCACCACCTCCTGGCTTTCCCGTCAGTTCCccttctatctctctctcttgattTGCTTACAAGTGAAGTACCATTCAATTCATTTTCTGCAAAAGCTTCAATCTTTATCACCTACATTGCATATTCGAAACGGGGTTTTGAGATTTTAATAATTCAACACATATGTGCTCAGTGAATAATTAACGCAATGGACCTTGTCTTTCTAACCAATTACAAATTTTCAACTGCTTGCTTACATTTCCAAGTGATGAAACTGATTCAGCTATTACATCGTAACCGGGGAACATGAATGCAACCTCATTTAGGAATTATATGATCAAATTTTCtacctttggtgttttttttttttttttaatcttttcggGTTGGGTTGGGTAGAACTAAAGGCGATCAACTCTGTGGTTCTTGTTTCTTCTTATACACCAAGAGTGTGAATTTTACACATTGTGGTTACTGCCGTTGTGTTTTGGAGTTGCCATTGGAACTGATTTAGTCCGTTCGGTCTAAGCATGTGGGTTTGAGTTCTGCGCAGACTCCAAGCTTTGGATATATGCGCCAGATTTTGTGTATGTGATTTTGACGTTCTATTATCGATTACCCTGCAGTCAGTAATATTGTGTAACTCGGgactttttgttttgttcaatgCACCCTTTGTTACAATGTTTTGTGTTTATTCAATAAGCAATCTGTCTATGATCCCAGACTTCTCACTCTTCATGCGTGtgttttatttatgtgaatgcaCGAATTGTTACAGATGTAGGTTCTCCTCCTTCAGAGCAAGCACCCAATGTTTCTCAACCAGAAATAGTTCAAGCAATAGTCACACCTTCACTAGGTCCTCAAAGCATGTCAACAAGACCTATTTGGGAAGCTCCCCCACGCACAAAGAAAATGCCACCTTTGAAGAAATTTAGACTGAGCAAAGAACTAGTTCAGCAAAGAGTGAAGGATAACGTTGTTATAGTGACCTTTGGGAACTATGCATTCATGGATTTTATCCTGACTTGGGTTAAACACTTGACTGATCTGGGGCTTTCTAACCTTCTCATTGGTAAGCTACCCCATATTCTCAGGCGTgcgtttttctttctttacggCCTTTGCAATTTGTATACATTTCTTGTTCCACTtcccaaggaaaaaaaaatgtgcttgtttttctattttcatttGCACCTCTGAGTTTGAACTTGATGACTTAGGTGCAATGGACACCAAACTGTTGGAGGCTTTGTATTGGAAAGGTGTTCCGGTATTTGACATGGGCAGCCACATGAGCACAATAGACGTTGGATGGGGGTCACCAACATTTCACAAGATGGGACGAGAAAAAGTTATACTGATTGACTCAATTCTCCCTTATGGTTTTGAGCTGTTGATGTGTGATACAGACATGGTTTGGTTGAAGGTACTTTTTAGCTAGcgttcaaatttttaattgtttagTTGCTTCGTATGGCATTATGAGTTATCAATTTTCTTGGAACAGGACCCGCTTCCGTATCTTGCTCGCTATGCAGAAGCAGATGTCTTAACTTCCAGTGATCAAGTTGTACCAACAGTCACCGATGACAGGCTGGACATTTGGCAACAAggtaaagattttttttaatatttctctTTCTATCACCGTTATCCTTTGTTTGCAGCTATTCCATGAGGAGGATTTCAGTATAACTTGCATAAGATCTGGTGATATAAAAATGTGTCCCACCACAAATGATTACTATGGGTCTAACCCTCAGGGAACTAGTATAGGATCCCAAACTCTCCTTATTTTTGTAGTTACCTTCATTACTATTCTTGGATGTTTAGGcacttagaaaagaaaaagaacaactGAATGTGCTTTTTGTCGTACTCCTAACGAACCTATACTAATATGTTATTCTGGTTTCTATTTAACACTCTATGAATATTCTTCATGTACATACCAAGTTGGAttaatatatatgtcagtattgACTGTAGTATGCTCTGGAATTCATACACATGCTGTATATTGCTGCAGTTCCATTCCTGGATTTAAAAGATTCCCCAGTGTTTATTTTTGAACATAGGAGTTGTGCCCATGTCAATGACTAATATGCTCACCATTCACACTCTATCCACATTGTTTAGTGCAGTCTAATTTTGACTCCCTCTTTTTCTCTGGTCAcccttgtttatttttattttagaagTTATTTGTTCGGttatgtttctttttcatgatCAATAGATTTAAAGTTAactcaaaatttgagaattttaaaAGATGTATCTTCACCTATAACAGTTGGTGCTGCGTACAACATTGGAATTTTTCACTGGCGGCCAACAGATCCTGCTAAAAGATTGGCTAAGGAATGGAAAGATATGCTTCTAGCTGATGAGAAGATATGGGACCAGAATGGGTTTAATGATCTCGTACGAAGACAGTTAGGACCACCAGTTGATGGAGAGAGTGGACTTGTATATGCTTTTGATGGAAGTCTCAAGCTGGGAGTTCTGCCTGCGAGTATATTTTGTAGTGGGCATACATATTTTGTCCAGGTAGATCCTGTAGTTTTTATTCGATAGTTTGGGTATCTTTTCAATTTACAGTGTTATTCcttattttcatcaattttgctATCAAAGTTAGGTGTCTTTCAAAGACTTAATGCAACTAAGCTATAAAAGGTTATGTTTCACTTAAGCCCTAAGCTTTAACGCTTTAATGACAGGCCATGCATCAACAATTGAGATTGGAGCCATATGCAGTGCATACCACATTCCAGTATGCAGGTACCGAAGGAAAACGCCACCGACTACGGGAAGGCATGGTTTTCTATGACCCACCAGAATACTATGATGCACCAGGTACTAAAGGGAAATATCATTGATATTGTACCGTACATTGGATATCTTCTCAATCTTATCAGGATGcatctttctttcaatttcttgCTTAAAGTGAATGTTCGGTATCATCCTTTGCATCATCTCTGCCAAGGTTTCCTTCCAATCTCATGGAACTTGATCTTTCACATTAAGAAACCAAGGTACTGTATGGTAGCTAGAATGAGCATTGGAATAGAATGGTACGTCTGAGAATTAGAGGGTAAAGTAGGAAGAATTGAAAAATTGGTATTACCTATAATATTTGGGGGAATGAACATTCTATAGGAATACTAGACCATCTCTAATAATTAAAACACCAGCTAATCTCTTTTTCCTTCAGAACTTCTAACCTCGTCAGCAATCAAAAAGTTTGTGATTTAGAAGTGAAAAGTTGATCACTTGAATACACGGATACGCTACTACTGCACATTTGTTCTTACTGATGACTATATTTATACAATTGACGCTTAACATCTTTCTTAACAAGGACTTTGCAAATTTACGCAGGAGGTTTTTTGTCATTTAAGCCGTCTATTCCTAAGAGCTTGTTGCTAGATGGGGAGCATAATGTTAAATCACATTTTACTCTTATTAATTACCAAGTATGTATGTGCTAACCTGCTTCCATAATCTTTTTACATTGTGTGGGAGCGGATCTTAGTGTTACATCTTATAATTTTTATTCTAAATGATTTTGTTCAGATAAAACAAATAAGAACGGCTCTTGCAATTGCTTCTCTGTTGAATCGCACCCTGGTAAGAAAAATTATAtatctattttctctcttttattttatttcagtcTATTTTTTGGACTGAAATGTTCTGGTGATATATGTGTGAATGAATTTAGTTTCGGATCATTAAATGAGTTTGAGTTTAGTTTGTTTAGATGTACCTGGGTGAAATTACAATTCACCATTAACATAAGGGTTGAtacaatcatcatcatcaatttATCATATATGGAAATTGGGGGCTTATTAATACATGTTCCATTGTGCATGCTTCATAAAATATCACTGGCAAGGCTTAGTTATTATTTTCTCGTTCAAATGTGTAAACCTTGTAAGGACCTGCATGTCTAACAATATAGTGGGATCATGACTGATAATCATAAGTACATACATAGATATGTCTTCTAAGTTCTATGAGAATATAGAAATCTCAAATCAGATAAGTCTTGTATCTCTTTATATAAATCACGGGCTTCTCCTCTAATAATCCACTGGTTTTTGGTTGCATTGTCTAACTCTGACAAGGTGTGTGAGTGGGACAATTTATCCACATTTCGGGCCCAATTTGGCTATACATGCTCTGTGTCATCCAATATATAAGTTAATCTATCTGTTTGGCTCAGACCAGCCACACATGAGGTAGTGTTGAAAATATAAAACTCTTACATCTGGTATCCAAATTCGTGTATCTCAACATATAAAGTCTTGGGCCTCTCCACTAGTAGCTATTTGGTTTTAGATTGGATGGTTCAACTTTAACACAGTGCAATTTAAATTGGTCACCTTCGTAAACACTATAGATACGGTGCTGTTTTGCTTATTGATTTGGGCATAAGGATAAGGGACAAAAATCAGTCCTCTAATTAATCAAACAGCTGTGTGCTGGGGGATATGTACTtaaggttttagggtttaggtttacaAGTTTGGAATTCATTATTGTTGAGATGAAATAATGCATTTTTCTGCATATGTATTTTAATCTTCATCtcttttatttgtgtttttttaggTTATGCCTCCACTATGGTGCAGGTTGGATAGGCTGTGGTTTCCCCACCCTGGCGTTCTTGAGGGATCTATCACTCGACAACCTTTTATTTGCCCTCTAGATCATGTGTTTGAGGTATGTCCAATTTGTCAGAGCTAACTTTATACAGTTTGTTATCTTTGCTTCCACAATGGACAAGATTGCTCGAAAAAAAATTCTTGTAAGAAAGTTGCCATTCCTTTGGTAAAATTTTGTATTAAAGCAGCCTTTGTACTAAAATAGCAGAATGTGTCAGACAGAAAAAAGGGGCAGGATATGAGTTGCATCTTCCAAATTGAGTCAGTTACCATATTAACTCAAGGCTCTTTTTCTGCTAGAGTTTAATTGTTTAGAGTAGTGAGTTGAATTACAATGTCATTGGACAAAAAGTAGCGATCGTATTATCAACTTGGTCCTCCTTGCAATGGGCTCAAATTCAAAGGAGAAGCCcttttatttgtttatctcCCCATTGGTGCAGTTTGTGTAAAGCTAAGGAGGAGAGTGTTAACCACATTTTTCTCCACTGTTGTTACACGATTCAACTGTGGTGGAAATTGTTTCAGGAGGTTAGAGTTAGTTGGGTCATTCCAAAGGGTTGTTTCGAGTTTCTAAGCACCAATTTTGGCTCTAGGAATTGGGAGGAAAGCTAAAGCTTTGTGGGGTTGTCT of Malus sylvestris chromosome 6, drMalSylv7.2, whole genome shotgun sequence contains these proteins:
- the LOC126625960 gene encoding arabinosyltransferase XEG113 isoform X4, with the protein product MAWKNAFDKAKPVFVTIYATVIIGIVFSSLYVISAIYSGKSAADSTTSWLSHVGSPPSEQAPNVSQPEIVQAIVTPSLGPQSMSTRPIWEAPPRTKKMPPLKKFRLSKELVQQRVKDNVVIVTFGNYAFMDFILTWVKHLTDLGLSNLLIGAMDTKLLEALYWKGVPVFDMGSHMSTIDVGWGSPTFHKMGREKVILIDSILPYGFELLMCDTDMVWLKDPLPYLARYAEADVLTSSDQVVPTVTDDRLDIWQQVGAAYNIGIFHWRPTDPAKRLAKEWKDMLLADEKIWDQNGFNDLVRRQLGPPVDGESGLVYAFDGSLKLGVLPASIFCSGHTYFVQAMHQQLRLEPYAVHTTFQYAGTEGKRHRLREGMVFYDPPEYYDAPGGFLSFKPSIPKSLLLDGEHNVKSHFTLINYQIKQIRTALAIASLLNRTLVMPPLWCRLDRLWFPHPGVLEGSITRQPFICPLDHVFEVNVMLKPVTCTGMRNQVGDLSLLKPVRTITHHRKINGAISVRVSVKGNTKTRSMGKYLTNELVPNLPT
- the LOC126625960 gene encoding arabinosyltransferase XEG113 isoform X3 — its product is MAWKNAFDKAKPVFVTIYATVIIGIVFSSLYVISAIYSGKSAADSTTSWLSHVGSPPSEQAPNVSQPEIVQAIVTPSLGPQSMSTRPIWEAPPRTKKMPPLKKFRLSKELVQQRVKDNVVIVTFGNYAFMDFILTWVKHLTDLGLSNLLIGAMDTKLLEALYWKGVPVFDMGSHMSTIDVGWGSPTFHKMGREKVILIDSILPYGFELLMCDTDMVWLKDPLPYLARYAEADVLTSSDQVVPTVTDDRLDIWQQVGAAYNIGIFHWRPTDPAKRLAKEWKDMLLADEKIWDQNGFNDLVRRQLGPPVDGESGLVYAFDGSLKLGVLPASIFCSGHTYFVQAMHQQLRLEPYAVHTTFQYAGTEGKRHRLREGMVFYDPPEYYDAPGGFLSFKPSIPKSLLLDGEHNVKSHFTLINYQIKQIRTALAIASLLNRTLVRKIIYLLFLFYFSLFFGLKCSGDICVNEFSFGSLNEFEFEFSLFRCTWVKLQFTINIRVDTIIIINLSYMEIGGLLIHVPLCMLHKISLARLSYYFLVQMCKPCKDLHV
- the LOC126625960 gene encoding arabinosyltransferase XEG113 isoform X2, encoding MAWKNAFDKAKPVFVTIYATVIIGIVFSSLYVISAIYSGKSAADSTTSWLSHVGSPPSEQAPNVSQPEIVQAIVTPSLGPQSMSTRPIWEAPPRTKKMPPLKKFRLSKELVQQRVKDNVVIVTFGNYAFMDFILTWVKHLTDLGLSNLLIGAMDTKLLEALYWKGVPVFDMGSHMSTIDVGWGSPTFHKMGREKVILIDSILPYGFELLMCDTDMVWLKDPLPYLARYAEADVLTSSDQVVPTVTDDRLDIWQQVGAAYNIGIFHWRPTDPAKRLAKEWKDMLLADEKIWDQNGFNDLVRRQLGPPVDGESGLVYAFDGSLKLGVLPASIFCSGHTYFVQAMHQQLRLEPYAVHTTFQYAGTEGKRHRLREGMVFYDPPEYYDAPGGFLSFKPSIPKSLLLDGEHNVKSHFTLINYQIKQIRTALAIASLLNRTLVMPPLWCRLDRLWFPHPGVLEGSITRQPFICPLDHVFEVNVMLKELPAEIFGPPIGIREYSFFDNPLMPKQVKESWLDVQLCQQGTRDCIASNTTTPSGALRFPKRSNEEMFKTVFSSFKDVKVIQFSSMQDAFPGFTDKAREEKFRNRAKRYVGIWCCVAEHTPGHIYYDMYWDEKPGWRPIPPQTREDDHPPP